A single Curtobacterium sp. MCSS17_015 DNA region contains:
- a CDS encoding LysR family transcriptional regulator — protein MTLTQLRAFLVITTAGSFSAAAAQLGMAQPSVSELVRRLEESYGVRLFTRASRRLVLTSAGEALLPHARRAVEAADDADRTLRDLTSLQGGVATFGLLRNANYYFLSRLLERFHSRYPDVRLRVIGLNSVEVADAVTAGDLEAGLVVLPIDADGLEVTPLRRDDVLYASADPARTARPVTIEDLAAADLILYDAHYGWRDPTRRQLAERAQFAGVALTARIEVEHVDSALDLVARGAGDTIVSRAVAEAPTFPAGIHTVPFAEPLYDTIALVRRRDVPLSPATREIARLARRMLLER, from the coding sequence GTGACCCTGACCCAGTTGCGGGCCTTCCTCGTCATCACGACGGCCGGCTCGTTCTCCGCTGCCGCCGCCCAGCTCGGCATGGCGCAGCCGTCCGTGTCCGAGCTCGTCCGTCGTCTGGAAGAGTCGTACGGCGTCCGGTTGTTCACCCGCGCCAGCCGACGCCTCGTGCTCACGAGCGCCGGCGAAGCCCTCCTCCCGCACGCCCGGCGAGCGGTCGAGGCGGCAGACGACGCGGACCGGACCCTGCGGGACCTCACGAGCCTCCAGGGCGGTGTCGCCACGTTCGGGCTCCTGCGCAACGCGAACTACTACTTCCTCTCCCGCCTGCTCGAGCGGTTCCACTCCCGCTACCCCGACGTCCGGCTCCGCGTCATCGGGCTCAACTCCGTCGAGGTCGCCGATGCCGTCACCGCCGGGGACCTCGAGGCCGGCCTCGTCGTCCTGCCGATCGACGCCGACGGCCTGGAGGTCACGCCGCTCCGCCGCGACGACGTGCTGTACGCCTCCGCCGATCCGGCCCGGACCGCACGCCCGGTGACCATCGAGGACCTCGCCGCAGCGGACCTCATCCTCTACGACGCCCACTACGGCTGGCGGGACCCGACCCGACGGCAGCTCGCCGAACGCGCACAGTTCGCCGGGGTCGCGCTCACCGCCCGGATCGAGGTCGAGCACGTCGACTCGGCGCTCGACCTCGTCGCCCGGGGTGCCGGAGACACGATCGTCTCGCGCGCGGTCGCGGAGGCCCCGACCTTCCCGGCCGGCATCCACACGGTGCCGTTCGCCGAGCCGCTGTACGACACGATCGCCCTCGTCCGACGCCGGGACGTCCCGCTCTCCCCCGCGACCCGCGAGATCGCCCGGCTCGCGCGTCGGATGCTCCTCGAGCGCTGA
- a CDS encoding extracellular solute-binding protein, protein MTTPAARRRGLLATVPVIGLVVALTGCSAPGSGGPVGQVDQPEITKKIAASDVDGDTTLTMWADVAEKPLMEKLVPAYEKAYPDVDVEITYKSFDDLIATVVNAANSANAPDLFQGNIGYAVNGALVKGDLVRPLDDVAEVYGWSNGTGASTLGPARWNDDGTAFGSGTLYGMSVISEVQGIYYDKQKLDDLGLEPPTSIDDLEQDLATAEAAGEQPIMLGNSDQYAATHVFSDIAATKQDPSSIAAWIGGKSGSTFATEGNEEAAQTMHDWAEKGYFGSGYDGLSNEDAIARYADGTGVFFVGGSWNGASLDSDSFGFAPLTSGGVGATASPWHISSKSQHQEAAIAFLGMMHTPEVGQWILDTGRLPVVTDGVSSQDPLQEQTLTALKDTIAAGTQVGYYDWSTTDMLTEMGGALQEVMAGRTTPADFTETVQRTWAKAHG, encoded by the coding sequence ATGACCACACCAGCCGCACGCCGTCGAGGCCTCCTCGCCACGGTGCCCGTCATCGGCCTCGTCGTCGCCCTCACCGGGTGCTCGGCGCCCGGCTCCGGCGGGCCCGTCGGGCAGGTCGACCAGCCCGAGATCACGAAGAAGATCGCCGCGTCGGACGTCGACGGTGACACGACCCTGACGATGTGGGCCGACGTCGCCGAGAAGCCGCTCATGGAGAAGCTCGTCCCGGCCTACGAGAAGGCCTACCCCGACGTCGACGTCGAGATCACGTACAAGAGCTTCGACGACCTCATCGCCACCGTGGTGAACGCCGCGAACTCGGCGAACGCCCCGGACCTCTTCCAGGGCAACATCGGATACGCCGTGAACGGCGCGCTCGTCAAGGGCGACCTCGTCCGACCGCTCGACGACGTCGCCGAGGTGTACGGCTGGTCGAACGGCACCGGGGCGTCGACCCTCGGGCCCGCGCGCTGGAACGACGACGGCACCGCGTTCGGCTCGGGCACGCTGTACGGCATGTCCGTGATCAGCGAGGTGCAGGGCATCTACTACGACAAGCAGAAGCTCGACGACCTCGGGCTCGAACCGCCGACGTCGATCGACGACCTCGAGCAGGACCTCGCGACGGCGGAGGCAGCGGGCGAGCAGCCGATCATGCTCGGCAACTCCGACCAGTACGCCGCCACCCACGTCTTCTCGGACATCGCCGCGACGAAGCAGGACCCGTCGTCGATCGCCGCCTGGATCGGTGGGAAGTCGGGCTCGACCTTCGCGACCGAGGGCAACGAGGAAGCCGCCCAGACCATGCACGACTGGGCCGAGAAGGGCTACTTCGGGTCCGGCTACGACGGGCTGAGCAACGAGGACGCCATCGCCCGCTACGCCGACGGCACCGGCGTGTTCTTCGTCGGCGGCTCGTGGAACGGTGCCTCGCTCGACTCGGACTCCTTCGGATTCGCCCCGCTGACGTCCGGCGGCGTCGGTGCCACCGCGTCTCCGTGGCACATCAGCAGCAAGTCCCAGCACCAGGAGGCCGCCATCGCGTTCCTCGGGATGATGCACACCCCCGAGGTCGGCCAGTGGATCCTCGACACCGGTCGGCTGCCCGTCGTCACCGACGGCGTCAGCTCCCAGGACCCGCTCCAGGAGCAGACCCTGACCGCGCTGAAGGACACGATCGCCGCGGGCACCCAGGTCGGCTACTACGACTGGAGCACCACGGACATGCTCACGGAGATGGGCGGCGCGCTGCAGGAGGTGATGGCCGGTCGGACGACCCCGGCCGACTTCACCGAGACGGTCCAGCGCACCTGGGCGAAGGCGCACGGCTGA
- a CDS encoding sugar ABC transporter permease produces MATTLAERGTGRATSRRRRPAATRVSWSSLLYVAPALAFFVVFVVVPIVQSVRISFYDWDGISVATPAGLSNYAEVFADADLRQALGHSAVLLVFYAALPVLVGLLLAGAMSRIRIHGLTVFRAVLFLPQILSSVVVAVAWRGLLAEDGPVNDALRAVGLGGLARSWLGDFGTALPSIGLIGTWVEYGLCMVLFLAGIATIDRSLYEAARLDGAGAIREFTSITLPALRPQISIALILTITFALRNFDLIWNTTRGGPGTSTTVPSVFVYQDAFQDRALGQASALAVVLTVLILVVVGIVQLALRERKGAAS; encoded by the coding sequence ATGGCCACCACGCTCGCCGAGCGCGGGACCGGCCGGGCGACGTCGCGTCGACGTCGCCCGGCCGCCACCCGTGTCAGCTGGAGTTCCCTCCTGTACGTCGCCCCGGCGCTGGCGTTCTTCGTCGTGTTCGTCGTGGTGCCGATCGTCCAGTCGGTCCGGATCTCGTTCTACGACTGGGACGGCATCAGCGTCGCGACCCCCGCCGGCCTGTCGAACTACGCCGAGGTGTTCGCGGACGCCGACCTCCGCCAGGCCCTCGGTCACTCGGCCGTGCTGCTGGTCTTCTACGCCGCGCTGCCCGTCCTGGTCGGGCTGCTGCTCGCCGGGGCGATGTCGCGCATCCGCATCCACGGACTGACGGTCTTCCGCGCGGTGCTGTTCCTGCCGCAGATCCTCTCGAGCGTCGTCGTCGCCGTGGCCTGGCGCGGGCTCCTGGCCGAGGACGGGCCCGTCAACGACGCACTCCGCGCCGTCGGCCTCGGCGGTCTCGCGCGCAGCTGGCTCGGTGACTTCGGCACGGCGCTGCCGTCAATCGGCCTCATCGGGACCTGGGTCGAGTACGGGCTGTGCATGGTGCTCTTCCTGGCCGGCATCGCCACGATCGACCGGTCCCTCTACGAGGCGGCCCGGCTCGACGGTGCCGGAGCGATCCGGGAGTTCACGTCGATCACGCTGCCCGCCCTGCGCCCGCAGATCTCCATCGCGCTCATCCTGACCATCACGTTCGCACTCCGGAACTTCGACCTCATCTGGAACACCACGCGCGGCGGTCCCGGGACCTCGACCACGGTGCCGAGCGTGTTCGTGTACCAGGACGCGTTCCAGGACCGTGCGCTCGGGCAGGCCTCCGCGCTCGCCGTGGTGCTGACGGTGCTCATCCTGGTGGTCGTCGGCATCGTGCAGCTCGCCCTCCGCGAGCGGAAGGGAGCGGCGTCGTGA
- a CDS encoding NAD-dependent epimerase/dehydratase family protein, protein MTVLVTGASGFLGRAVAAAVRDAGHAVRTFQRRPSGVDGVQDVLGTMTDPAAVRTAVAGVDAVVHLAAKVSLAGDPADFVRVNVDGTRDLLAAARDAGVARFVFVSSPSVAHTGESIAGDDATPASPGSARGDYARTKAAAELLALAADAPGFAVVAVRPHLVWGPGDEQLVGRIVDRARRGRLPVLDSGAALIDTCYVDNAASAMVAALERAAAVHGNAYVVTNGEPRPVGELLAGICAASGVPVPRQHVPAGIARVAGSAVEAVWHVRPGVDEPPMTRFLAEQLSTAHWFDQRRTRRDLRWEPAVSIDEGLRALAAAR, encoded by the coding sequence GTGACGGTCCTGGTCACCGGAGCCAGCGGGTTCCTCGGGCGCGCCGTCGCCGCCGCCGTCCGCGACGCCGGGCACGCGGTGCGCACGTTCCAACGCCGACCCTCGGGCGTCGACGGCGTCCAGGACGTCCTCGGCACGATGACCGACCCGGCAGCGGTCCGGACCGCGGTCGCCGGGGTCGACGCCGTGGTGCACCTCGCCGCCAAGGTGTCGCTGGCGGGGGACCCGGCGGACTTCGTGCGGGTGAACGTCGACGGGACGCGCGACCTGCTCGCAGCCGCCCGCGACGCCGGGGTCGCCCGCTTCGTGTTCGTCTCGTCACCCTCGGTCGCCCACACCGGGGAGTCCATCGCCGGGGACGACGCCACCCCCGCCTCGCCGGGGTCCGCCCGCGGGGACTACGCCCGGACGAAGGCCGCCGCCGAACTGCTCGCCCTCGCCGCCGACGCCCCGGGGTTCGCGGTCGTCGCCGTCCGTCCGCACCTGGTCTGGGGGCCCGGCGACGAACAGCTCGTCGGCCGGATCGTCGACCGGGCACGCCGCGGTCGGTTGCCGGTGCTCGACTCCGGTGCCGCCCTCATCGACACCTGCTACGTCGACAACGCCGCGAGCGCGATGGTCGCCGCCCTGGAGCGCGCCGCGGCCGTGCACGGCAACGCGTACGTCGTCACGAACGGCGAACCACGACCGGTCGGGGAGCTGCTGGCGGGCATCTGTGCCGCCTCGGGCGTGCCGGTCCCGCGGCAGCACGTGCCCGCCGGGATCGCCCGCGTCGCCGGATCCGCGGTCGAGGCCGTGTGGCACGTCCGACCGGGCGTCGACGAGCCGCCGATGACGCGCTTCCTCGCGGAGCAGCTGTCGACCGCGCACTGGTTCGACCAGCGCCGGACGCGACGGGACCTGCGGTGGGAACCGGCCGTGTCGATCGACGAGGGCCTCCGCGCGTTGGCCGCCGCCCGCTGA
- a CDS encoding nitrilase-related carbon-nitrogen hydrolase produces the protein MARIRCDQLAPVLGDLDGNSRAVLDAVERAVVDGVDLLVLPELATSGYVFRDADEAAAVAVTPADPLFTRIAGLLGGTETVVVVGFCERDGRVLRNSVAVVDRTGVRTVYRKTHLWDRETLVFTPGDAAPPVVETAHGRIGVLVCYDMEFPEMPRMLALAGADLIAVPTNWPVGDHPDRDRVAEVIAAQAAARTNGVFIACCDRAGTERGQDWNEASVIVDQFGWVAAETEAGAGATAITVDVFPALARDKSTSPHNDWIGDRRPELYARKVPTA, from the coding sequence GTGGCCCGCATCCGGTGCGACCAGCTCGCCCCGGTGCTCGGCGACCTCGACGGCAACAGCAGGGCGGTCCTCGACGCGGTCGAGCGGGCGGTCGTCGACGGTGTCGACCTGCTCGTCCTGCCGGAGCTGGCGACGAGCGGGTACGTGTTCCGCGACGCCGACGAGGCGGCGGCGGTCGCCGTCACGCCGGCGGACCCGCTGTTCACCAGGATCGCGGGACTCCTCGGGGGGACGGAGACCGTCGTCGTCGTGGGCTTCTGCGAACGGGACGGACGGGTGCTGCGCAACAGCGTCGCGGTGGTGGACCGCACGGGGGTCCGGACCGTCTACCGGAAGACGCACCTGTGGGACCGAGAGACGCTCGTCTTCACGCCGGGCGACGCCGCGCCTCCCGTCGTCGAGACCGCGCACGGGCGGATCGGCGTCCTCGTCTGCTACGACATGGAGTTCCCGGAGATGCCGCGGATGCTCGCGCTCGCCGGCGCCGACCTCATCGCCGTGCCGACGAACTGGCCGGTCGGCGACCACCCGGACCGCGACCGTGTGGCCGAGGTGATCGCCGCGCAGGCCGCAGCCCGGACCAACGGCGTGTTCATCGCGTGCTGTGACCGGGCCGGCACCGAGCGCGGGCAGGACTGGAACGAGGCGAGCGTCATCGTCGACCAGTTCGGCTGGGTCGCCGCCGAGACCGAGGCCGGCGCGGGCGCGACCGCGATCACGGTCGACGTCTTCCCGGCCCTCGCACGCGACAAGTCGACGAGCCCGCACAACGACTGGATCGGGGACCGCCGCCCCGAGCTCTACGCACGGAAGGTGCCGACCGCATGA
- a CDS encoding carbohydrate ABC transporter permease: MKVARSETLVTHAVLVVAALVAVFPLASVIVTSLSGDDGGIGFDNYADAWTQGGFASALVSSAIVAVTVVAVTAAVACLAGYALAHMRVPGGRLLLGLLLVGLVLPYEVTVLPLYQMLAGWGLVDTYWALILPQIGLSVPLGVFWMRSFFASVPGELLEAARIDGASRFRILRSVLTPVALPAVATLATILFLFTWNEFLLALVLVPQNEAVQTAPLSLSFFSGAQHGAQPDVTAAAAVLVALPIVVAYVLLQRRLITGLTEGAVK; encoded by the coding sequence GTGAAGGTCGCCCGCAGTGAGACCCTCGTCACCCACGCCGTGCTCGTCGTCGCCGCGCTCGTCGCGGTGTTCCCGCTCGCGTCGGTGATCGTCACCTCGCTGAGCGGGGACGACGGCGGGATCGGCTTCGACAACTACGCCGACGCGTGGACGCAGGGCGGCTTCGCATCCGCGCTCGTCTCCAGCGCGATCGTCGCCGTCACCGTGGTCGCCGTCACCGCCGCGGTCGCCTGCCTGGCCGGGTACGCCCTGGCGCACATGCGGGTGCCCGGTGGCCGGCTGCTGCTCGGTCTGCTGCTCGTCGGGCTCGTCCTGCCGTACGAGGTCACCGTGCTGCCGCTGTACCAGATGCTCGCGGGCTGGGGCCTGGTCGACACGTACTGGGCGCTCATCCTCCCGCAGATCGGGTTGTCGGTGCCGCTCGGGGTCTTCTGGATGCGCTCGTTCTTCGCGTCGGTGCCGGGGGAGCTGCTCGAGGCCGCTCGGATCGACGGTGCCTCCCGCTTCCGGATCCTCCGGAGCGTGCTGACACCGGTCGCGCTGCCGGCCGTGGCGACGCTCGCGACGATCCTGTTCCTGTTCACGTGGAACGAGTTCCTGCTCGCGCTCGTGCTGGTGCCGCAGAACGAGGCCGTCCAGACGGCACCGCTGTCGCTGTCCTTCTTCTCCGGAGCCCAGCACGGCGCGCAGCCCGACGTCACCGCCGCCGCCGCGGTGCTCGTCGCCCTGCCGATCGTCGTCGCCTACGTCCTGCTCCAGCGCCGACTCATCACCGGGCTGACGGAAGGCGCGGTCAAGTGA
- a CDS encoding alpha/beta fold hydrolase, with protein sequence MTPRLPRAAASTAPATLPPPLPGLDPAWSRLVTVPASAGPTEGTVRPERTWHVLDTAAELDELGLQPVGTLLCVHGNPTWSYLWRSVLAHSLEVAAAGGPAWRVVAVDQLGMGFSERIGEDHRLADRVADLGALTDELGLTGPVVTLGHDWGGVVSLGWAVDHPDLVVAVTTCNTAVHQPDDAPIPAPLRLALRPHLLGRATVVTPAFIETTLAIAHPRLDRATADAYRAPYRGAARRGAVGGFVADIPVDAQHPSAAELDRIAAGVAALDVPALLMWGPRDPVFLERYLDDLAERLPQADVHRFEGAGHLLPDDADVAGTVFDWLGDHLPDGAVPTQGEASLPAGPEEHAGADAARPLWAHLEDLRESDEPALVEMAAPGGTRTISWRLLSRRIEEVAAGLVDLGVRPGDRVSLLVTPGADLTAALYACVRVGAVVVVADAGLGLGGLTRAVRGARPDWIIGALPGLAAARALGWPGRRIATLALPAPVRAALRVEQTLAAVARRGAARLAAGTALPAAPASDAPAAVLFTSGSTGPAKGVVYTHGQLGAVRDALAGQYGVGVGTGLVAGFAPFALLGPALGTRSVAPDMDVTAPRTLTARAVADAVVAADATVVFLSPAALANVVATADTLTDDDRRALGRVRLFLSAGAPVSAALLTAATELMPNASAHTPYGMTEGLLMTDVDLDGVRAAGSVSSSGICVGRPAASVRVRIAPLDADGRATGALTETPDVTGEIVVAAPHVRDHYDRLWRTDRAARLGVDDPRGHRTGDVGHLDASGQLWVEGRMQHVITAPSGVVTPVGPEQRVEGVDGVGRAGVVGVGPSGRQQVVAVVETVPAARRAGLADPSLADAVRAAVDLPVAAVLVVPVLPTDVRHNSKVDRARLARWAASVLAGGRMTRP encoded by the coding sequence GTGACACCGCGGTTGCCCCGCGCCGCAGCGAGCACGGCTCCGGCGACGCTCCCGCCGCCCCTGCCCGGACTCGACCCGGCGTGGTCCCGCCTGGTCACCGTCCCCGCGTCCGCCGGTCCGACGGAAGGCACAGTCCGCCCCGAGCGCACCTGGCACGTCCTCGACACGGCCGCGGAGCTCGACGAGCTCGGCCTGCAGCCCGTCGGCACCCTGCTCTGCGTGCACGGCAACCCGACCTGGTCCTACCTGTGGCGCTCGGTGCTCGCGCACTCGCTCGAGGTCGCGGCAGCCGGTGGTCCGGCGTGGCGCGTGGTCGCCGTCGACCAGCTCGGGATGGGCTTCTCGGAGCGCATCGGCGAGGACCACCGCCTGGCCGACCGGGTCGCGGACCTCGGCGCGCTGACCGACGAGCTCGGCCTGACCGGACCGGTCGTCACGCTCGGTCACGACTGGGGTGGTGTCGTCTCGCTCGGCTGGGCCGTCGACCACCCCGACCTCGTCGTCGCGGTGACGACCTGCAACACCGCGGTCCACCAGCCCGACGACGCCCCGATCCCGGCACCCCTGCGCCTCGCACTCCGCCCGCACCTGCTCGGCCGGGCCACGGTCGTCACGCCGGCGTTCATCGAGACCACCCTCGCGATCGCGCACCCGCGGCTCGACCGGGCGACCGCCGACGCCTACCGCGCCCCGTACCGCGGCGCTGCCCGACGGGGGGCGGTCGGCGGGTTCGTCGCGGACATCCCCGTCGACGCGCAGCACCCGAGCGCCGCCGAACTCGACCGCATCGCAGCCGGCGTCGCCGCGCTCGACGTGCCCGCGCTGCTCATGTGGGGGCCGCGGGACCCGGTGTTCCTCGAGCGGTACCTCGACGACCTCGCCGAGCGCCTGCCGCAGGCCGACGTGCACCGGTTCGAGGGCGCCGGCCACCTGCTGCCCGACGACGCCGACGTGGCCGGCACGGTGTTCGACTGGCTCGGCGACCACCTGCCGGACGGCGCGGTGCCGACCCAGGGCGAGGCCAGCCTCCCGGCCGGACCGGAGGAGCACGCCGGAGCCGACGCAGCGCGGCCGCTCTGGGCGCACCTGGAGGACCTGCGCGAGAGCGACGAGCCCGCCCTGGTCGAGATGGCCGCCCCCGGCGGGACCCGAACGATCAGCTGGCGGCTGCTCTCCCGGCGGATCGAGGAGGTCGCCGCGGGACTCGTCGACCTCGGCGTCCGTCCGGGTGACCGCGTCTCCCTGCTGGTGACCCCCGGCGCCGACCTGACCGCCGCCCTGTACGCCTGCGTCCGCGTCGGCGCGGTCGTCGTCGTCGCGGACGCGGGACTCGGCCTCGGCGGGTTGACCCGGGCGGTCCGCGGTGCCCGCCCGGACTGGATCATCGGTGCGCTCCCCGGCCTCGCCGCCGCGCGGGCGCTCGGCTGGCCCGGCCGCCGGATCGCCACCCTCGCACTGCCCGCGCCGGTGCGTGCCGCGCTGCGGGTCGAGCAGACCCTCGCCGCGGTCGCCCGTCGTGGTGCCGCGCGCCTCGCCGCCGGGACCGCCCTGCCGGCGGCCCCGGCCTCCGACGCCCCCGCGGCGGTGCTGTTCACCTCCGGCTCGACCGGGCCCGCCAAGGGCGTCGTCTACACGCACGGACAACTCGGCGCCGTGCGGGACGCCCTCGCCGGCCAGTACGGCGTCGGCGTCGGCACCGGACTCGTCGCCGGCTTCGCACCCTTCGCGCTGCTCGGCCCCGCACTCGGGACCCGATCCGTCGCACCCGACATGGACGTCACCGCGCCCCGGACCCTGACGGCCCGGGCGGTCGCGGACGCCGTGGTCGCGGCGGACGCCACCGTCGTGTTCCTCTCGCCGGCCGCGCTCGCCAACGTCGTCGCCACGGCGGACACGCTCACCGACGACGACCGTCGGGCCCTCGGTCGCGTGCGACTGTTCCTGTCGGCCGGGGCTCCCGTGTCGGCCGCGCTGCTGACCGCCGCGACCGAGCTCATGCCGAACGCGAGCGCGCACACCCCCTACGGCATGACCGAGGGTCTCCTCATGACCGACGTCGACCTGGACGGGGTCCGCGCCGCCGGCTCGGTCTCGTCGTCCGGCATCTGCGTGGGACGACCGGCAGCGTCCGTGCGGGTGCGCATCGCCCCGCTCGACGCCGACGGCCGTGCGACCGGAGCCCTCACCGAGACCCCCGACGTCACCGGCGAGATCGTCGTCGCGGCGCCGCACGTGCGGGACCACTACGACCGGCTGTGGCGCACCGACCGGGCCGCACGCCTCGGCGTCGACGACCCCCGCGGACACCGCACCGGGGACGTCGGGCACCTGGACGCATCCGGGCAGCTCTGGGTCGAGGGCCGCATGCAGCACGTCATCACGGCCCCGTCGGGGGTCGTCACCCCGGTCGGCCCCGAGCAGCGCGTCGAAGGCGTGGACGGCGTCGGGCGAGCGGGCGTCGTCGGCGTGGGGCCCTCCGGCAGGCAGCAGGTCGTCGCCGTCGTGGAGACCGTGCCCGCCGCCCGTCGTGCCGGGCTCGCCGACCCGTCGCTCGCCGACGCCGTCCGGGCAGCGGTCGACCTGCCGGTCGCCGCGGTGCTCGTCGTGCCCGTGCTCCCGACCGACGTCCGGCACAACTCGAAGGTCGACCGGGCGCGACTGGCCCGCTGGGCGGCCTCCGTGCTGGCCGGTGGACGGATGACCCGACCGTGA
- the hisD gene encoding histidinol dehydrogenase — protein MKLSPRFVADNADRFSFLKAPAVDAPEAQRDPAVAERVAAMLAEIERDGLEAVRRYARELDHADVVELSAEELAATGDRLTPELRAAIELGAARTQQFARLQREHLVDFSAELVPGLTVGQRYVPVGSVGAYLPAGRFPLTASAFMSVGVAKAAGVPTVVACTPPQPDGGVNAAVAYAAYVSGVDRLFVVGGVQALAAMAFGLLGAAPVDMIVGAGNAFVAEAKRQLFGAVAIDLLAGPSEVAVIADETADPELVAADLLGQAEHGPNSPAALVTTSRALGEAVIAEVERQLPTLSTNEICGPAWRDHGSVVLVEDRESAAAVMDEFAPEHLEVQTAEDAWYHDHLTNYGSLFIGTWSTVAYSDKGMAGTNHTLPTAGGAKHSAGLSVSRFLKPLTFQHIAREATPELADAVDVISASEGMSAHRATATLRTARLTRSTSPDPALTTRK, from the coding sequence ATGAAGCTCAGCCCTCGTTTCGTGGCGGACAACGCCGACCGGTTCTCGTTCCTCAAGGCCCCGGCCGTGGACGCCCCCGAAGCCCAGCGCGACCCCGCCGTCGCCGAGCGGGTCGCCGCGATGCTCGCCGAGATCGAGCGCGACGGACTCGAGGCGGTCCGCCGGTACGCCCGCGAACTCGACCACGCCGACGTCGTCGAGCTCAGCGCCGAGGAACTCGCCGCGACCGGCGACCGGCTCACCCCGGAGCTCCGCGCGGCCATCGAACTCGGTGCCGCACGGACGCAGCAGTTCGCGCGGCTGCAGCGCGAGCACCTCGTCGACTTCTCCGCAGAACTCGTCCCCGGGCTCACCGTGGGACAGCGCTACGTCCCGGTCGGCAGTGTCGGCGCGTACCTGCCGGCCGGGCGCTTCCCCCTCACCGCCAGCGCCTTCATGAGCGTCGGCGTCGCGAAGGCCGCCGGCGTCCCGACCGTCGTGGCCTGCACCCCGCCGCAGCCCGACGGCGGGGTCAACGCCGCAGTGGCGTACGCGGCGTACGTCTCCGGCGTCGACCGGCTGTTCGTCGTCGGTGGCGTCCAGGCGCTCGCCGCGATGGCGTTCGGCCTGCTCGGTGCCGCTCCGGTCGACATGATCGTCGGGGCCGGCAACGCCTTCGTCGCCGAGGCGAAGCGCCAACTCTTCGGTGCCGTCGCCATCGACCTGCTGGCCGGGCCGTCCGAGGTCGCCGTGATCGCGGACGAGACCGCCGACCCGGAACTCGTGGCCGCCGACCTGCTCGGTCAGGCCGAGCACGGACCGAACTCGCCGGCCGCGCTCGTCACCACGTCGCGGGCGCTGGGCGAGGCCGTCATCGCCGAGGTGGAGCGCCAGCTGCCGACCCTGTCCACGAACGAGATCTGCGGACCCGCCTGGCGCGACCACGGCTCGGTCGTGCTCGTCGAGGACCGCGAGTCCGCCGCTGCCGTCATGGACGAGTTCGCACCGGAACACCTCGAGGTGCAGACCGCCGAGGACGCCTGGTACCACGACCACCTCACGAACTACGGTTCACTGTTCATCGGCACGTGGAGCACGGTCGCCTACTCGGACAAGGGCATGGCGGGCACGAACCACACCCTCCCGACCGCCGGTGGCGCCAAGCACAGCGCCGGTCTGTCGGTGTCCCGGTTCCTCAAGCCGCTCACCTTCCAGCACATCGCCCGCGAGGCCACCCCCGAACTCGCGGACGCCGTCGACGTGATCTCGGCCAGCGAGGGCATGTCCGCCCACCGCGCCACCGCCACCCTGCGGACCGCACGGCTCACCCGCTCCACCTCCCCCGACCCTGCACTCACGACCCGGAAGTGA